A window of Verrucomicrobia bacterium CG1_02_43_26 contains these coding sequences:
- a CDS encoding dihydroneopterin aldolase — MDAIILKGMTFFGHHGYFPEERKLGQKFIVDLELTLNLKPAGESDDITKSVNYAEIFQLIKETVEQTQFHLIEGLAEHISTLLLKNYSLIQEIALTITKPSVAIQGICESAGIRLNRKR, encoded by the coding sequence ATGGATGCGATTATCTTAAAAGGAATGACTTTTTTCGGCCACCACGGCTACTTCCCAGAAGAGCGCAAGCTTGGACAAAAGTTTATAGTTGATCTTGAGCTTACGCTAAACCTCAAGCCCGCCGGAGAAAGCGATGATATCACCAAATCCGTCAATTACGCCGAGATATTCCAATTGATTAAAGAAACTGTAGAGCAAACCCAATTCCACCTTATCGAAGGGCTTGCAGAACACATTAGCACGCTTCTTTTAAAAAACTATTCCCTTATTCAGGAAATCGCCCTAACCATAACAAAGCCCTCGGTAGCCATTCAGGGCATTTGTGAGTCAGCAGGCATCAGACTCAACAGAAAGCGATAA
- a CDS encoding 2-amino-4-hydroxy-6-hydroxymethyldihydropteridine diphosphokinase, with product MMTEAYIALGSNLGDRNDYLNKAIGLLAETDGITLRATSSYHETEPVGYLDQGMFLNAVVLLDTTLSPHELLARCQQIEQRLGRERPFQNAPRTIDLDILLYGTLEMNGAELIIPHPRMMERSFVLLPLNEIMVTHSLYLV from the coding sequence ATGATGACGGAGGCTTATATTGCCCTCGGTAGCAACTTAGGCGACCGTAACGACTATTTAAACAAAGCTATTGGGCTCTTAGCAGAGACTGATGGCATCACCTTAAGGGCAACTTCGTCTTACCACGAAACAGAGCCTGTTGGCTATCTCGATCAGGGAATGTTTTTAAACGCTGTTGTGCTATTAGACACAACCCTTTCTCCTCACGAGCTTCTAGCTCGCTGCCAACAAATAGAACAACGTTTAGGCAGAGAACGTCCTTTTCAGAACGCACCCAGAACCATCGATCTCGATATCCTTCTCTACGGCACGCTAGAAATGAACGGTGCCGAACTCATCATCCCTCACCCTCGCATGATGGAGCGTTCCTTCGTACTCCTCCCGCTCAACGAAATCATGGTGACTCATAGCCTATACCTAGTGTGA